The stretch of DNA ACCGTCACCTTTCGAAGCCGCACCACTCGCCAGGAATATGTCTGACCGGCCCGTGCTGCCGCCGATGCTGGATCCGCTTACCGATGTCGAGGAAGGTCGACGGCTGCTGCGCAGTCTGTGCATCGATGGTGCTGTGTCGTTCGAGAAGCTGCCTGTCGGCGCAATGAAGTGTGAGGATGCGGTAGCTAAGGGCGCAGTTTTTCTGGGCGGCATGTCAAACCCCAAGGGAAACACGTCCAGCGGCGCTCCAGCTTGGGAGACGCCCGAGGTTCAAACAAGGCGAAGCGGCAGCCGTGATCGAAGAAGTTGCCGGTCGAGGCACACTCAAATCAATCGGCATCCGGCTTGGATACGCCGAAGAATACGCTGACCGGGCTGGTAAGGCTGCGCTAGTTGAAGCTGCCAGAACTCTGACAGCGGCGAACAATAACGAGAAAGTTGCAGCCCATGTGCCCAAACGTGGCGCATTGTGACGTATAGGTATGAAAGAGGCCGCCATTGCGCATCCGTTTGGGGCGCTGCCGATCCGCGGACGTATTAACTCGCGTTGATCGCCGGGACTGTCCCGAACCCTACCGCCACCGCGGCTCTCGTGTTGCGTTGTGCAGCAGTTCGCTGGCGGACGCGAATGGTCCAAACAATTGTAGCAGTCGAGCCTCTTCCTCCTCCTTAAGTCGGCGCCGTTTGGAAAAATCCTTGACCGACCAAACACGGGTCGTGGCTCCGGTGCCGATGTTATTCGGTTCCACTCGCTGCATACGTTACTCCTCCCATACAGTTGGGGAGACCTATACCAAAGTATAATTTAGAAAGAAATAAAATAAGTCGTGTTGGCGCCTTTTTTGCGCCGTTCAGCCATTACCTGGCGCGCCTCCTCCGCGAACGAAAGGTGATCGTGCGGCAGGCTGAGGTCCGGAACTGATAAACCGGGCGCCTCCCTGCCGCTTTTGCTATTTGATCTTTTCTGCCGCCTTATTCGCGGCCTCACGATCAGATCCGTGCTTCTTGATAATTGCCTCAGCCTTATCCCGGCTGATGCCGTGCTTCTTGGCGAAGTAGCTAACCTCGTAAGGTTCGCCGCCAGCGACCTTGTTGCGGTCTGCGGCTCCACGCTTGCTCTTGTCGTCTGCCATAGCTGGCCTCCTTCCACTGCAGGTGCTGAACGTATGACGGAATCCAAGGTTCCGGATCGGCGCTCAGCGGAGGCCAAAGTCTGGCATCGTCTTTACGATACAGCAGAGTGGAAACGACTGCGCCAATACCAGTTGGCAATGGAACCTCTTTGTCGTTTCTGCCTGATCACGGGAAGAGGTGACCGAGGCGACGATCGTCGACCACATCAAAGCTCACAGGGCAGCGGCGAATTTTTCTTCGATCCGTCGAACCTGCAGTCATTGTGCAAACATCATCACGATAGTGCGAAGAAGATGATTGATCACGGCAAGATGGTCGTGACCTATGGCCTCGATGGTTATCCAATTGAGATGGGGTAGCGGCTTCGCCTTCGTCCTCGGCATCGCAGGCGCGTACATGGGGGTACGGCGAGACGGGCGTTCGGGCACGGTGAGGCCGCTGGGGGCTGCCGACGCTTCAGTTGGATGATGCGGAGCGCAGGAGCGGAGTAGCTCTTGTGGAGTTACTGGTCCGTGCTGGATTGACCTCCTCGAAGGGGGAGGCGAAGGGCGATCTCGGGGCGCGGTGTGCGGGTCAACGAACGTCCGAGAAAGACCTTGCTTTATCAGACCCCAGCGGAGAGGTTTGCAGAGTGTGTTGCAGCGACCGTTGAACTCGCCACTCAAAGCGACACCAATGATCGATATCAAAGGAAATGAGACGATGGGCGGAGCCGCGCCACAGAGTTCGCCCGCGGTCGATATTGGAACGGGGTCAGTTAATTTATTTGTTTCGCCAGCGTGAGGGCGAATGGCCTTTGTGAGCGCGGAACAACCGCGCAAAATGGCTCGGACTCTCGATCCCGCAGAGCGCGGCGACCTCGATGATAGGCAGGTCCGTTTCCCTCAAAAGACGAGCTGCACGGTCCATGCGGCGGCGGGATATCACTTCCAAAGGCGTTTGGCCTGTTGCTCCGCGAAAAGTCCGGAAGAAGTGCCCCTCCGAGATGCCAAGTGGGAGTGACAGGTCAGAGATCGAAATCGGTTCTGCCAGCCTTGCATCAATTCTCTCGTAGGTGTCACGAAGTTGTCGTCTCGTTAGAGCGTTCTTTACCGACGTCCCGCGCTGACCGCGTCCTGCAACTCTGTTCGAGAGGTACTCGGAAAGAGCAAGAGCCATCGTCGAGCAGTAGGTCACATCCAGATTGCCTTCACGATGATAGAGGCCGCACATCTGCGCCGTCATGCCATAAATGAAGTCGTCGCGATCAACGAGGAATGACTTGGCGTTACGGAGCTTTGGGCTTCCCACAACCGGATCGATGGCAATCGCACCCCATTCCCATGCGACGTCGCGGAGCACAAGCTCGCGATTGCAGCCTGCAGGCAGAAAGGAAACCATGCCCTTCACGTCGCGGCCCTCATAGCGAAATCCGTCGTCGGTTCGAAATGCATGATGCGCTGCGCCGCCATTCAGCGTCACCATGACCAGATGGAAGTCTGGTGCTATCTTGCCTTCGACTTCTCCTGTCTGCCCCCGCCGCGCGGTTTCGAAACGACCGCCCGGCCACTCTATTCGCAGATGATCCTGAGGCGGCTGGGTCAATTGCCAGCCTTCGATCCTGGTCTTCTGTTGCATCGACGCCCCGCTCCAGCCATACGCCTGCAAGGCACATCTTGCA from Rhizobium sp. 007 encodes:
- a CDS encoding DUF3606 domain-containing protein — translated: MADDKSKRGAADRNKVAGGEPYEVSYFAKKHGISRDKAEAIIKKHGSDREAANKAAEKIK
- a CDS encoding HNH endonuclease codes for the protein MTESKVPDRRSAEAKVWHRLYDTAEWKRLRQYQLAMEPLCRFCLITGRGDRGDDRRPHQSSQGSGEFFFDPSNLQSLCKHHHDSAKKMIDHGKMVVTYGLDGYPIEMG
- a CDS encoding AraC family transcriptional regulator gives rise to the protein MQQKTRIEGWQLTQPPQDHLRIEWPGGRFETARRGQTGEVEGKIAPDFHLVMVTLNGGAAHHAFRTDDGFRYEGRDVKGMVSFLPAGCNRELVLRDVAWEWGAIAIDPVVGSPKLRNAKSFLVDRDDFIYGMTAQMCGLYHREGNLDVTYCSTMALALSEYLSNRVAGRGQRGTSVKNALTRRQLRDTYERIDARLAEPISISDLSLPLGISEGHFFRTFRGATGQTPLEVISRRRMDRAARLLRETDLPIIEVAALCGIESPSHFARLFRAHKGHSPSRWRNK